A single genomic interval of Labrus mixtus chromosome 6, fLabMix1.1, whole genome shotgun sequence harbors:
- the exo1 gene encoding exonuclease 1, which yields MGITGLLQFIKDAGEPISVKKYKGQTVAVDTYCWLHKGAFSCAEKLAKGEPTDQYVWYCMKFVDMLLNFSVKPILVFDGRNLPSKHEVEKSRRERRETNLQKGRQLLREGKLSEARDCFTRCVNITPAMAHNLIKVARARGVDCVVAPYEADAQLAYLTKSGLAQAVITEDSDLLAFGCKKVILKMDKEGNGLEIDQGNLGRCRPLGNVFTEEKFRHMCILSGCDYLASLHGIGLGKACKLLRLAKDPDILKVIRKMGQYLKMSLVVPHEYIEGFIRANNTFLYQLVFDPVGRKVIPLNPYPEHIDPATLSYAGVNLGDEKGLLMAMGNVDINTLKKIDDFNPDKPMQQASKPRSHSWNRSPASTGSSIWSKGFKPGSAAPPQSAAASPDTPPSTRGKERVVSLDGLRLPCRELQVKRPREDSGISDQDVLQQYSAFSPKRSRSEKQLDKPTSTSQPRPRNRFATLLQRRNQETEEDGDGTCSRFFSSSTSADCVSTKKSTQQDSHQDMEPRSLSPAQDESPGTKADDSDAPDVSSVDTPSPPQSPNTTSPSSASQGLRLFNWTSSSPLTESSRTPKSTSGLGALQQFQYKKEAFMSSTKTCRSTADPPLRLSSTEENQKNNDDLTDSPPSQDSAYFSQSQPHITSCPKEEVPTYSFPTYSFPTSHQEDAACDMNSSKDSESEQSPTHSPVAEMTPSMMRSKVSGLSKPKSSSQGQAAKVGMLGPARASGLRKKKNSSTNNENSPGVQATISSLWKNFSFKKDSQKMTPLSKGKPMSPVKDNLLASSPQTDINVITSF from the exons ATGGGAATCACTGGACTGCTGCAGTTCATCAAAGATGCAGGAGAGCCCATCAGTGTAAAGAAATACAAAGGCCAGACTGTGGCTGTGGACACGTACTGCTGGCTGCATAAAGGAGCATTTTCATGTGCTGAGAAGCTCGCTAAAGGAGAACCAACTGACCA GTACGTGTGGTACTGCATGAAATTTGTGGACATGCTGTTGAACTTCAGTGTCAAACCCATATTGGTGTTTGATGGACGTAATTTACCTTCCAAACATGAAGTGGAAAAATCGCGCAGAGA ACGCAGAGAAACCAACCTTCAGAAAGGCCGACAGCTGCTGCGGGAAGGAAAACTGTCTGAGGCCAGAGACTGTTTTACCCGCTGTGTTAACATCACCCCAGCCATGGCTCATAACCTAATAAAG GTTGCCAGGGCACGAGGGGTGGACTGCGTCGTGGCTCCATATGAAGCGGATGCCCAGTTAGCTTACCTCACTAAGTCCGGTCTGGCCCAGGCTGTCATCACAGAAGACTCTGACCTGCTGGCTTTTGGCTGCAAAAAG GTAATCCTCAAAATGGACAAGGAGGGTAACGGCCTGGAGATAGACCAAGGTAACCTGGGCCGCTGCCGCCCTTTGGGGAACGTTTTCACAGAAGAGAAGTTTCGTCACATGTGCATCCTCTCTGGCTGCGATTATCTGGCCTCACTGCACGGCATCGGCCTGGGCAAGGCCTGCAAGCTGCTGCGGCTGGCCAAAGACCCTGATATCCTCAAG GTGATCAGAAAGATGGGCCAGTACCTGAAGATGAGTCTTGTTGTCCCTCACGAGTACATTGAGGGATTCATCAGAGCCAACAACACCTTCCTCTACCAGCTGGTGTTTGATCCAGTCGGGAGGAAAGTCATCCCCCTAAACCCGTACCCAGAGCACATCGACCCAGCAACCCTCAGCTACGCTGGAGT TAACCTAGGAGATGAAAAAGGCTTGCTGATGGCCATGGGCAACGTTGACATCAACACATTGAAGAAAATAGACGACTTCAACCCAGACAAACCTATGCAACAG gCTTCTAAGCCCCGTAGTCACAGCTGGAACAGATCACCAGCTTCCACCGGGTCAAGTATCTGGAGCAAAGGCTTCAAGCCTGGATCTGCTGCCCCACCAcagtctgctgctgcctccCCTGACACGCCTCCCTCCACCAGGGGGAAGGAGAGAGTTGTCAGCCTGGACGGTCTGAGGCTGCcctgcagagagctgcaggtgaAGAGACCACGGGAAG ACTCTGGTATATCAGACCAGGATGTGCTTCAGCAGTACTCTGCCTTCAGTCCCAAGAGATCCAGGTCAGAAAAGCAGCTAGACAAGCCGACATCGACCAGTCAGCCACGTCCACGCAACCGCTTTGCCACcctgctgcagaggagaaacCAGGAAACTGAGGAGGATGGAGACGGCACATGCAGCAG ATTCTTCAGCAGTTCGACTTCAGCAGACTGTGTGAGCACTAAGAAGTCCACTCAGCAGGATTCACATCAGGATATGGAGCCCAGATCTTTGAGTCCTGCTCAGGACGAGTCTCCCGGCACCAAGGCCGATGATAGCGATGCCCCTGATGTTTCATCTGTTGACACCCCCAGTCCCCCTCAGTCACCAAACACCACGTCTCCCAGTTCAGCCAGTCAGGGCCTCAGGTTGTTTAACTGGACAAGCAGCTCCCCCTTGACAGAAAGCTCAAGAACACCTAAGTCCACCTCAGGTCTGGGTGCCCTGCAGCAGTTTCAGTATAAAAAAGAGGCTTTTATGTCGTCCACAAAGACATGCAGATCTACTGCAGATCCACCACTGCGTCTGTCATCCACTGAGGAAAACCAAAAGAACAATGATGACCTCACAGACTCCCCCCCTTCCCAGGACAGTGCATACTTCTCACAGTCCCAGCCtcacatcacttcctgtcccaAAGAGGAGGTCCCCACCTACAGCTTCCCCACCTACAGCTTCCCCACCTCCCACCAGGAGGATGCTGCATGT GATATGAATTCAAGCAAAGATTCAGAGAGTGAACAAAGTCCCACACACTCACCAGTAGCAGAAATGACACCCAGCATGATGAGATCAAAG gTTTCAGGTCTGTCCAAACCAAAGTCCAGCAGCCAGGGTCAAGCAGCCAAAGTGGGGATGTTGGGCCCAGCCAGGGCCAGCGgtctgaggaagaagaaaaactccTCCACCAACAACGAGAACAGCCCTGGTGTCCAGGCCACAATCAGCAGCCTGtggaagaatttcagcttcaaaaa agatTCTCAAAAGATGACTCCCTTGTCAAAAGGAAAGCCCATGTCTCCAGTCAAAGATAACCTGCTGGCCAGCTCCCCTCAGACGGACATAAACGTAATAACCAGCTTCTGA